One segment of Hippopotamus amphibius kiboko isolate mHipAmp2 chromosome 4, mHipAmp2.hap2, whole genome shotgun sequence DNA contains the following:
- the WDR20 gene encoding WD repeat-containing protein 20 isoform X11, translated as MATEGGGKEMNEIKTQFTTREGLYKLLPHSEYSRPNRVPFNSQGSNPVRVSFVNLNDQSGNGDRLCFNVGRELYFYIYKGVRKMASSWRA; from the coding sequence ATGGCGacggagggaggagggaaggagatgaACGAGATTAAGACCCAATTCACCACCCGGGAAGGTCTGTACAAGCTGCTGCCGCACTCGGAGTACAGCCGGCCCAACCGGGTGCCCTTCAACTCGCAGGGGTCCAACCCTGTCCGCGTCTCCTTCGTAAACCTCAACGACCAGTCTGGCAACGGCGACCGCCTCTGCTTCAATGTGGGCCGGGAGCTCTACTTCTATATCTACAAGGGGGTCCGCAAG